CCGCCGCTCCAACCGGTCCGTCCCCGGACCGCCCAGCAGCCGCCCCGTCCACACCCCGTAGCGGACCAGCACCGGACCGGCCAGCCACAGGCCCGCCGCGACGAACCCCGCACCCAGCAGCGCCGCCGCCGCGGCCAGGCCCGCGGAGTCCACCGGAACGAACGCGTACCAGTTGCCCGGCCCCAACCGCCGCCACAGGAACGGCTGCACCAGCGTCCCGAAGACTCCGTACAGCACCAGCGACGGCGGGACCGCGGCCAGCGCCCCCGCCGTCCACGGCCCCAGCCACGCCCAGGCCAGCTCCCGCCGGAACGCCGCCGTCCCCAGCCCGGCCGCCGTGCCGGGCAGCGGCTCCGGCGCGGGCAGCGCGGTGCCCGTCCAGGGGGCCAGCAGCGCCCGCTCGCGGTCCGCCGCCCGGCGCAGCCCCCGCGCGGCCGCCCGCACCGGACCGGCCGCGCCCAGCGGCAGCAGGGACAGCGCCCCCGCGGCGGCGAGCGCCCGCACCGAGACCGCCAGGGCGCGCAAGGACAGCAGCTCGCACCGGCCGAGCGCCCGCAGCGCGGCCCCGGCGGCGGCCTGGCGATCCGTCATATCAGCGTGATGCCAGCCGGTGCCGCCCGGCGACGGACCGTCAGCACCCACGGCAGGGCCACCAGCACGCTCGCCGCACCGAACAGCAGCATCGGCGCGACCGCGCCCGACTCCTCGTCCAGGAACACCAGCATCCCCAGGTTCACCAGTGCGTGGAACGCGCCCGCCACCGCCAACCGGTGCGCGCCGATCCGCTCCCAGGCCGCGCCCAGCAGCACCGACATCGCCACCGTCGCCGCCAGGAACCCCGCCGCGTACGCCGGCGCCTGCGCGAACACCTGGACGTGCCAGCACCCCCACAGCAGCCCGACCGCCACCGACGAGCCCCACACCCCGAACCGCTCCCGCAGCAGCGGCTGCAGCAGGCACCGCCACCCCGCCTCCTCCCCGCACGCCCCCACCAGCTGGGCCGCCGCCACCACTCCGAACGGCGCCGCCGTCCCGGTCACCGGCACCGGCACGCCCAGCAGCAGCGCCCCGGCCACCGCCAGCCCCGTGACCGCCGCCGCGCTCCCCAGCACCGCCGCCCACGGCCCCCGCGCCGCACCGCCCGCCCACAGCCCGCGCACCAGCCGCGGCCACCCGGCCGCCACCGCCAGCACCCCCAACGCGGGCCCGAACTGCAACAGTTCCACCACCTCGCCCGGCACCCCCGTGGCCGGCTGCACCGCCCCCAGCACCCCGGCCCCCGCGAACGCCACCACCAGGAACACCCCGGCCGGCCCGATCCACGTCCCCCGCATGACAGTCCACCCTCCGCTCGACGTCGTCGCTCCTTCCGACGATCCCGCGCGGACACCCCCGCTCCCCATGCACCCAGCTGCCCGAACGGGGTGCAGCTACCTGCACCCCCGGCGGGCAGCCGGCTGCGACGCGCCGGGGCGTTCACTCGTCCGGGTGGAGTTCGGCATCCGGGCGGCTCAATCGGGTACCGGTGACGGCGGGCCCACGGGCTCGTTAGGCAAGGCGCCGATCGCTGTCGACGACTCAAGGGGCGGGACCCAGTGGCTCAGCCGTTCGAACTGCCGGACTTCTACGTGCCGTACCCGGCGCGGATCAACCCGCACTACGAGGAGGCGCGGGTCCACACCAGGGAGTGGGCCCGGGCGTTCGGCATGCTGGAGGGGTCGGGCATCTGGGAGGAGCACGACCTCGACTCGCACGACTACGCGCTGCTCTGCTCCTACACCCACCCCGACTGCGACAGCGAGGCGCTGAACCTCGTCACCGACTGGTACACCTGGGTCTTCTTCTTCGACGACCACTTCCTGGAGATCTTCAAGCGCACCCTGGACCGCGAGGGCGGCAAGTCCTACCTCGACCGGCTGCCCGCCTTCATGCCGATGGACCTCGCCGACGGGTTCCCCGAACCCACCAACCCCGTCGAGGCCGGCCTGGCCGACCTGTGGCAGCGCACCGTCCCGCAGATGTCCGCCGACTGGCGGGCCCGGTTCGCCGAGTCCACCCGCAACCTGCTGAACGAATCGCTCTGGGAACTCTCCAACATCAACGAGGGCCGGGTCTCCAACCCGGTCGAGTACATCGAGATGCGCCGCAAGGTCGGCGGCGCGCCCTGGTCCGCCGGCCTGATCGAGTACGCCGCGCACGCCGAAGTCCCGGAGGCGGTGGCGCACTCCCGACCGCTGCGGGTCCTGCGGGACGCCTTCTCCGACGGCGTCCACCTGCGCAACGACCTGTTCTCCTACGAGCGGGAGATCGGCGAGGAGGGCGAACTCTCCAACGGCGTCCTGGTGCTGGAGACCTTCCTGGGCTGCTCCACCCAGCAGGCCGCCGAGGCCGTCAACGACCTGCTCACCTCCCGGCTCCAGCAGTTCGAGAACACCGCGCTCACCGAGCTCCCGCCGCTGTTCGCCGAACACGCCCTCACCCCGGACGAGATCGGCCGCGTCCTCGCCTACGTCAAGGGCATGCAGGACTGGCAGTCCGGCGGCCACGAATGGCACATGCGCTCCAGCCGCTACATGAACGGCGGCGGTGCGGCCGCCCCCGCCCGC
The DNA window shown above is from Streptomyces sp. TLI_171 and carries:
- a CDS encoding CPBP family intramembrane glutamic endopeptidase; the protein is MRGTWIGPAGVFLVVAFAGAGVLGAVQPATGVPGEVVELLQFGPALGVLAVAAGWPRLVRGLWAGGAARGPWAAVLGSAAAVTGLAVAGALLLGVPVPVTGTAAPFGVVAAAQLVGACGEEAGWRCLLQPLLRERFGVWGSSVAVGLLWGCWHVQVFAQAPAYAAGFLAATVAMSVLLGAAWERIGAHRLAVAGAFHALVNLGMLVFLDEESGAVAPMLLFGAASVLVALPWVLTVRRRAAPAGITLI